In Azospirillum ramasamyi, one DNA window encodes the following:
- a CDS encoding phosphoribosylaminoimidazolesuccinocarboxamide synthase, producing the protein MVDTALLAPHLTNVLRDAFIPELPNHYRGKVRENYDLPDGRRILITTDRLSAFDRALTAIPFKGQVLTQTARFWFEATKDICANHVLEYPDPNVVVAKRLTIMPVEVVVRDYMAGTTGTSIWSMYKQGRREMYGHIFPDGLRQNQKLGTPIITPTTKAFDAGHDEELTATEIVERNLLTRAQWDEVSDKALALFARGQEMAAERGLILVDTKYEFGFDEDGNILLADEIHTPDSSRYWFAGSYQERFEAGEKPESFDKDFVRNWVVARCDPYTQDVPEIPADVVLEAARVYIEAGETITGRPFEVPATAVPVLDRIRANLAPYFTK; encoded by the coding sequence ATGGTTGACACCGCCCTGCTCGCCCCGCACCTGACCAACGTTCTTCGCGACGCCTTCATCCCGGAGCTGCCCAATCATTACCGCGGCAAGGTGCGTGAAAACTACGACCTTCCGGACGGCAGGCGCATCCTGATCACCACCGACCGGCTGTCGGCCTTCGACCGCGCCCTGACCGCCATCCCCTTCAAGGGGCAGGTGCTGACCCAGACCGCGCGCTTCTGGTTCGAGGCGACGAAGGACATCTGCGCCAACCACGTCCTGGAATACCCCGATCCCAACGTGGTGGTGGCGAAGCGGCTGACCATCATGCCGGTCGAGGTCGTGGTCCGCGATTACATGGCGGGCACCACCGGCACCTCGATCTGGTCGATGTACAAGCAGGGCCGGCGCGAGATGTACGGCCACATCTTCCCCGACGGGCTGCGCCAGAACCAGAAGCTGGGCACCCCGATCATCACGCCGACCACCAAGGCCTTCGACGCCGGCCATGACGAGGAACTGACCGCGACCGAGATCGTGGAGCGCAACCTGCTGACCCGCGCCCAGTGGGACGAGGTGTCGGACAAGGCGCTGGCCCTGTTCGCCCGCGGCCAGGAGATGGCGGCGGAACGCGGCCTGATCCTGGTCGACACCAAGTACGAGTTCGGCTTCGACGAGGACGGCAACATCCTGCTTGCCGACGAGATCCACACCCCCGACAGCTCGCGCTACTGGTTCGCCGGCAGCTATCAGGAGCGGTTCGAGGCCGGCGAGAAGCCGGAGAGCTTCGACAAGGATTTCGTCCGCAACTGGGTCGTCGCCCGCTGCGATCCCTACACCCAGGACGTTCCGGAAATCCCCGCCGACGTGGTGCTGGAAGCCGCCCGCGTCTACATCGAAGCCGGCGAGACCATCACCGGCCGCCCGTTCGAGGTGCCGGCGACCGCCGTCCCGGTGCTCGACCGCATCCGCGCCAATCTGGCGCCCTACTTCACCAAGTAA
- a CDS encoding D-2-hydroxyacid dehydrogenase family protein: MRVAILDDYQGVARDLADWSQLPAGSDLTVFDRPLGDETAAAAALEPFDVLVIMRERTAFPASLVDRLPNLKLLVTTGARNNAVDLAACAARGIPVCGTRMVGTPTAELTWGLILALAKRIPAEERALREGHWQTGLTGDLAGKRLGLVGLGKLGTRVAQVGQAFGMEVAAWSPNLTDERAAAAGVTRVEKRDLFAASDVVSIHLVLSGRTRGVVGLAEISAMKPTAFLVNTSRAGLVDEAVLAHALRHGHIAGAGIDVFPIEPLPKDSLWLDLPNTVLTPHLGYVTRENYAVFYRDALEDILAWTAGSPVRLLSPG; the protein is encoded by the coding sequence ATGCGCGTCGCCATCCTCGATGATTATCAGGGGGTCGCGCGCGACCTCGCCGACTGGTCGCAGCTGCCGGCGGGGAGCGACCTGACGGTCTTCGACAGGCCGCTGGGCGATGAGACGGCGGCGGCCGCGGCGCTGGAGCCCTTCGACGTGCTGGTGATCATGCGGGAACGGACAGCGTTCCCGGCATCCCTGGTCGACCGGCTGCCGAACCTGAAGCTGCTGGTCACCACCGGTGCGCGCAACAATGCCGTCGACCTTGCGGCCTGCGCCGCCCGCGGCATCCCCGTCTGCGGCACCCGCATGGTCGGCACGCCCACGGCGGAACTGACCTGGGGCCTGATCCTGGCGCTGGCCAAGCGCATCCCCGCTGAAGAGCGGGCCCTGCGCGAAGGCCACTGGCAGACCGGCCTGACCGGCGATCTCGCCGGCAAGCGTCTGGGCCTCGTCGGGCTGGGCAAGCTGGGCACCCGGGTCGCCCAGGTCGGCCAGGCCTTCGGCATGGAGGTGGCGGCCTGGAGCCCCAACCTGACCGACGAACGCGCCGCCGCCGCCGGCGTGACCCGCGTCGAAAAACGCGATCTCTTCGCCGCCTCCGATGTGGTCAGCATCCATCTGGTTCTGAGCGGGCGCACCCGCGGCGTGGTGGGTTTGGCGGAGATCAGCGCGATGAAGCCGACGGCCTTCCTCGTCAACACCTCGCGCGCCGGTCTGGTGGACGAGGCGGTGCTGGCCCATGCGCTGCGCCACGGCCATATCGCCGGCGCCGGCATCGACGTCTTCCCCATCGAGCCCCTGCCGAAAGACAGCCTTTGGCTTGACCTTCCCAACACGGTTCTGACGCCCCATCTGGGCTACGTGACGCGGGAGAATTACGCGGTGTTCTACCGCGACGCGCTGGAGGACATCCTGGCCTGGACGGCCGGTTCACCGGTGCGGCTGCTCTCTCCCGGCTGA
- a CDS encoding phosphatase PAP2 family protein, with amino-acid sequence MSRHQLGMLIGMSVVAGLLFGFVELAGEVMEGETSAFDKSLLLALRDPLNPDQPGGPWWLARMARDITSLGSTTILTMVTVATLGFLLLLHKRAAALLVLVSIGGGGTLSTLLKMLFDRARPDLVPHGDQVISASFPSGHAMQSAVVYLTLGALLAQFVEGRRTKAYLLTWAMLLTLVIGASRVYLGVHWPTDVLAGWSVGAAWAAFCWMVAEWLQRRGAVEQDRPEATAGR; translated from the coding sequence ATGAGCCGGCATCAGCTGGGCATGCTGATCGGCATGTCGGTGGTCGCCGGCCTGCTGTTCGGCTTCGTCGAACTGGCCGGCGAGGTGATGGAGGGCGAAACCAGCGCCTTCGACAAGAGCCTGCTTCTGGCCCTGCGCGACCCGTTGAACCCGGACCAGCCCGGCGGCCCATGGTGGCTGGCACGAATGGCGCGGGACATCACCTCGCTCGGCAGCACCACCATCCTCACCATGGTCACCGTCGCCACGCTTGGCTTCCTGCTTCTGCTGCACAAGCGGGCGGCGGCTCTGCTGGTCCTGGTGTCGATCGGCGGCGGCGGAACGCTCAGCACCCTGCTGAAGATGCTGTTCGACCGCGCCCGCCCCGATCTGGTGCCGCATGGCGATCAGGTGATCTCCGCCAGCTTCCCCAGCGGCCACGCCATGCAGTCGGCCGTGGTGTACCTGACGCTGGGCGCCCTGTTGGCCCAGTTCGTCGAGGGCCGGCGGACCAAGGCCTATCTGCTGACCTGGGCGATGCTGCTGACGCTCGTCATCGGGGCGAGCCGCGTCTATCTGGGCGTCCATTGGCCGACCGACGTGCTCGCCGGCTGGAGCGTCGGCGCCGCCTGGGCAGCCTTCTGCTGGATGGTCGCCGAATGGCTGCAGCGGCGCGGCGCGGTGGAGCAGGACCGGCCGGAAGCGACGGCAGGGCGCTGA
- the lhpI gene encoding bifunctional Delta(1)-pyrroline-2-carboxylate/Delta(1)-piperideine-2-carboxylate reductase, with the protein MSSLAVLTAEQTAARLPFPALCDAVASAARDYAAGRITSPERQVLPLPDGGVLLSMPATAADIAIHKLVNVNPGNGAKGLPTIHGVVSAFDALTGAPRVILDGPTVTARRTAAVSMLAIRTLAPAPRHVALLGAGTQSAGHVAALAALHPGIRVDIHSRSLDSATAFCARQEAPGVELRPMSGAVDPAAEVVIALTTSLSPIYDETPRPDRLLVGVGAFKPEMAEFGPTAVHGSELFVDDPAGARHEAGDFIQAGVDWAAVKSLVDALDGRATDGRPRLFKSVGCAAWDLAAARCALGQG; encoded by the coding sequence GTGTCGTCGCTCGCCGTCCTTACCGCCGAACAGACCGCCGCCCGTCTTCCTTTCCCCGCGCTGTGCGACGCGGTGGCCTCGGCCGCCCGCGACTATGCCGCCGGCCGCATCACCAGCCCGGAACGGCAGGTGCTGCCGCTGCCGGACGGCGGCGTGCTGCTGTCGATGCCGGCCACGGCGGCTGACATCGCCATCCACAAGCTGGTGAACGTCAATCCCGGCAATGGCGCCAAGGGCCTGCCGACCATCCATGGCGTGGTCAGCGCCTTCGACGCCCTGACCGGCGCCCCCCGGGTCATTCTGGACGGCCCGACCGTCACCGCGCGCCGCACCGCCGCCGTGTCGATGCTGGCGATCCGCACGCTGGCCCCGGCTCCGCGCCATGTGGCGCTGCTCGGCGCCGGCACCCAGTCGGCCGGCCATGTCGCCGCTCTCGCCGCGCTCCATCCCGGCATCCGCGTCGACATCCACAGCCGCAGCCTGGACAGCGCCACCGCCTTCTGCGCCAGGCAGGAAGCGCCGGGGGTGGAGTTGCGGCCGATGAGCGGCGCGGTCGATCCGGCGGCGGAGGTGGTGATCGCGCTGACCACCAGCCTGTCGCCCATCTATGACGAGACGCCGCGCCCGGACCGCCTGCTGGTCGGCGTCGGCGCCTTCAAGCCGGAAATGGCGGAGTTCGGCCCGACCGCCGTCCATGGCAGCGAGCTGTTCGTCGACGATCCCGCCGGCGCCCGCCACGAAGCCGGCGACTTCATCCAGGCCGGCGTGGACTGGGCGGCGGTCAAGTCGCTGGTCGATGCGCTCGACGGCCGCGCGACGGACGGGCGCCCGCGCCTGTTCAAGAGCGTCGGCTGCGCGGCCTGGGATTTGGCCGCGGCGCGCTGCGCGCTGGGGCAGGGGTAA
- a CDS encoding dihydroneopterin aldolase, whose protein sequence is MNKLFATVTAPVPRSAPAALSTRCFVRDLVLDALIGVYAHERLKPQRIRLNLDLEVIAPGVTGEDMATIVKGVVTQGHVTLVETLAERIAERCLADARVTMAKVRVEKLDVFPDAASVGVEIERARA, encoded by the coding sequence ATGAACAAGCTCTTCGCCACCGTCACCGCCCCGGTGCCGCGCTCGGCCCCGGCGGCGCTGTCCACCCGTTGTTTCGTGCGCGATCTGGTGTTGGACGCGCTGATCGGCGTCTATGCCCATGAACGGCTGAAGCCCCAGCGCATCCGCCTGAACCTGGACCTCGAGGTGATCGCCCCCGGCGTCACCGGCGAGGACATGGCGACCATCGTCAAGGGCGTGGTCACCCAGGGCCACGTCACGCTGGTGGAAACGCTGGCGGAGCGCATCGCCGAGCGCTGCCTCGCCGACGCGCGGGTGACGATGGCGAAGGTGCGGGTGGAGAAGCTGGACGTCTTCCCCGACGCCGCCAGCGTCGGCGTGGAGATCGAGCGCGCCCGCGCCTGA
- a CDS encoding site-specific DNA-methyltransferase — translation MLPENRILVGDCVALMNDLPPASVDLVFADPPYNLQLGGELLRPNHTRVAGVDDEWDKFDDFETYDRFTRDWMTAARRILKPEGSLWVIGSYHNIFRVGATLQNLGFWILNDIVWRKTNPMPNFRGTRFANAHETMIWAARDKDARYRFNYDAMKNLNEDLQMRSDWLLPICSGSERLRDEDGKKTHPTQKPESLLYRVILSSSRPGDVVLDPFFGTGTTGAVAKRLGRKWIGLERDDTYVKAAQARIDAVEEAPDAAILDTPPKRAAPRVPFGWVVERGLLRPGSTLFDQRRRVAARVRADGTLIGSGPRGDHRGSIHQVGAAMAGLPACNGWTFWHYEEGEDLRPIDVLRERIRSEMH, via the coding sequence ATGCTCCCTGAAAACCGTATCCTGGTCGGCGATTGCGTCGCTCTCATGAACGATCTGCCGCCCGCGTCGGTCGATCTCGTCTTCGCCGATCCGCCCTACAATCTCCAGTTGGGCGGCGAGCTGCTGCGGCCGAACCACACCCGCGTCGCCGGGGTGGACGACGAGTGGGACAAGTTCGACGATTTCGAGACCTACGACCGCTTCACCCGCGACTGGATGACGGCCGCCCGCCGCATCCTGAAGCCGGAAGGCTCGCTGTGGGTGATCGGCAGCTACCACAACATCTTCCGCGTCGGCGCCACGCTGCAGAATCTGGGCTTCTGGATTCTGAACGACATCGTCTGGCGCAAGACCAACCCGATGCCGAACTTCCGCGGCACCCGCTTCGCCAACGCCCATGAGACGATGATCTGGGCGGCCCGCGACAAGGATGCGCGCTACCGCTTCAATTACGACGCGATGAAGAACCTCAACGAGGATCTTCAGATGCGCAGCGACTGGCTGCTGCCGATCTGCAGCGGGTCTGAGCGCCTGCGCGACGAGGACGGCAAGAAGACCCACCCGACGCAGAAGCCGGAATCGCTGCTGTACCGGGTGATCCTGTCCTCGTCCCGTCCGGGCGACGTGGTGCTCGATCCCTTCTTCGGCACCGGCACCACCGGCGCGGTCGCCAAGCGGCTCGGCCGCAAATGGATCGGGCTGGAGCGCGACGACACCTACGTCAAGGCGGCCCAGGCCCGCATCGACGCGGTGGAGGAGGCGCCGGACGCCGCGATCCTCGACACCCCGCCCAAGCGCGCCGCGCCGCGCGTCCCCTTCGGCTGGGTGGTGGAACGCGGGCTTCTGCGCCCCGGCTCGACCCTGTTCGACCAGCGTCGCCGCGTCGCCGCCCGCGTGCGCGCCGACGGCACGCTGATCGGCTCCGGCCCGCGCGGCGACCATCGCGGCTCGATCCATCAGGTGGGCGCGGCGATGGCCGGCCTGCCGGCCTGCAACGGCTGGACCTTCTGGCATTATGAGGAGGGCGAGGATCTGCGCCCGATCGACGTGCTGCGCGAGCGCATCCGCTCTGAAATGCACTGA
- a CDS encoding ribonuclease HII yields MPAKAPRKAAAPRQRPDLSLEAGFGPGRRVCGIDEVGRGPLCGPVVAAAVVLPPEGLPPEIAARINDSKAVIRRLREEIEPAIRAHALAFAIAEASAAEIDELNIHRATLLAMKRAYLALPGPTPDAALVDGKFTPDIACERVAVVKGDSRSQSIAAASILAKVARDSEMLRLSAQYPHYGWDRNAGYPTPEHLDALTRHGVTPHHRVSFAPVKRQKALSG; encoded by the coding sequence ATGCCTGCCAAAGCGCCCCGCAAAGCTGCCGCTCCCCGGCAGCGCCCCGATCTGTCGCTGGAGGCCGGCTTCGGTCCCGGCCGCCGCGTCTGCGGCATCGACGAGGTCGGGCGCGGTCCGCTCTGCGGCCCGGTGGTCGCCGCCGCCGTGGTCCTGCCGCCCGAAGGGCTGCCGCCGGAGATCGCGGCCCGGATCAATGACAGCAAGGCCGTCATCCGCCGCCTGCGCGAGGAGATCGAGCCGGCGATCCGCGCCCATGCGCTCGCCTTCGCCATCGCCGAGGCGTCGGCGGCGGAGATCGACGAGCTGAACATCCACAGGGCGACGCTGCTGGCGATGAAGCGGGCCTATCTGGCGCTGCCCGGTCCGACCCCCGACGCGGCGCTGGTCGATGGCAAATTCACCCCGGACATCGCGTGCGAGAGGGTGGCGGTCGTCAAGGGCGACAGCCGCAGCCAGTCGATCGCCGCCGCCTCTATTCTCGCCAAAGTGGCGCGCGACAGCGAGATGTTGCGGTTGTCGGCCCAGTATCCACACTATGGATGGGATCGAAATGCCGGCTATCCGACGCCAGAGCATCTGGACGCGCTGACCCGCCATGGTGTCACGCCGCATCACCGAGTCAGTTTTGCACCAGTGAAACGGCAAAAGGCACTAAGCGGTTGA
- a CDS encoding YchJ family protein, with translation MTDTTQTAAECPCRSGKPLDACCGPYLAGMPAPTAEALMRSRYSAFATGNIDYLHDTLLPSTRDDFNREEIETWAKNSVWTGVEIRSTEAGQPGDSDGIVEFVARFSMNGKPMTHHETSRFTHQDGRWFYVDGQLGARPRSGPKVGRNDPCPCGSGKKYKKCHGA, from the coding sequence ATGACCGACACGACCCAGACCGCCGCCGAATGCCCCTGCCGTTCCGGCAAGCCGCTGGACGCCTGCTGCGGTCCCTATCTGGCCGGCATGCCCGCCCCGACGGCCGAGGCGCTGATGCGCTCGCGCTATTCCGCCTTCGCCACCGGCAACATCGATTACCTGCACGACACGCTGCTGCCCAGCACCCGCGACGACTTCAACCGTGAAGAGATCGAGACCTGGGCCAAGAACAGCGTCTGGACCGGCGTGGAGATCCGCTCGACCGAGGCCGGCCAGCCCGGCGACAGCGACGGCATCGTGGAGTTCGTCGCCCGGTTCAGCATGAACGGCAAGCCGATGACCCACCACGAGACCAGCCGCTTCACCCACCAGGACGGCCGCTGGTTCTATGTGGACGGGCAGCTCGGCGCCCGTCCGCGCAGCGGCCCGAAGGTCGGCCGCAACGACCCCTGCCCCTGCGGCAGCGGCAAGAAGTACAAGAAGTGCCACGGCGCCTGA
- a CDS encoding cold-shock protein, which produces MFDRPQRSSFRAPEITQRDIRATVKWFNATKGFGFVTPDDGSPDAFLHSTVLQFCGHDSLPEGATITCDLSRGPKGPQVATIHAVDTSTAAPSRPRAPRERDSWGNDGGYGGGGYGGGSRGGYSSGGYGGDSYGDSDSGETVDGTVKWFNVSKGFGFIAPSTGGKDIFVHIRALERSGISGLDDGAQVRVTIRQGAKGPEAQRIEMA; this is translated from the coding sequence ATGTTCGACCGTCCGCAGCGCTCTTCCTTCCGCGCTCCTGAAATTACCCAGCGCGACATCCGCGCTACCGTCAAGTGGTTCAACGCCACCAAGGGCTTCGGCTTCGTCACCCCCGACGACGGTTCGCCCGATGCCTTCCTGCATTCCACGGTTCTGCAGTTCTGCGGACACGACAGCCTGCCCGAAGGCGCCACCATCACCTGCGACCTGTCGCGCGGCCCGAAGGGCCCGCAGGTGGCCACCATCCACGCGGTCGACACCTCGACCGCCGCTCCGAGCCGCCCGCGCGCCCCGCGCGAGCGTGACAGCTGGGGCAACGACGGCGGTTACGGCGGCGGCGGTTACGGCGGCGGCAGCCGTGGCGGTTACAGCTCCGGCGGCTACGGCGGCGACAGCTACGGCGACTCGGACAGCGGCGAGACCGTCGACGGCACGGTGAAGTGGTTCAACGTGTCGAAGGGCTTCGGCTTCATCGCCCCGTCCACCGGCGGCAAGGACATCTTCGTGCACATCCGTGCGCTGGAGCGGTCGGGCATCAGCGGCCTGGATGACGGTGCGCAGGTCCGCGTCACCATCCGCCAGGGCGCCAAGGGCCCCGAGGCTCAGCGCATCGAGATGGCCTGA
- a CDS encoding oligopeptide/dipeptide ABC transporter ATP-binding protein, whose amino-acid sequence MNHIAPKAAPVETEGLTLMLGDRVLLDRASLRVERGEVLAITGGAGSGKTALLAALAGQPPAGLGMAGNVRVEGRLLIAQGGRLAPRRPLALQVAEVVGHHLGLDLRGALRRMADGLDRMGVPPAARRFDLPPEQLPDSLRWACLFAMAAAVAPAVLLADAPAAGLDPTVRLRLLHRLADWARADGVALILAGRPEDGVAGPADRVLSLRRGRLLPYEPPRIAPAAAMEAPGTARLHARGVGIAYPLAPGPKGEARTLTVLHGIDLDVGLGETVALLGETGSAKATLARSLLCLPPPTAGAVVWMGRDLVAAAAPPDGGAGEDADPGGLRRARRDLQPLFPDPAASFDPAMTIGAQFALALESLRPDIAADRRDLRIDEALEEAGLRQDTALRWPGGLGKAEAAHAGLARALLPEPRMLIADEPAAGLSAEERDAFLDRLTAVRDRRGLALVLATDRYLEGLRDAHRGIVMLSGRVVESADSETLRTAPLHPYSRAMLAAALGERPDLEGDAPSAFNPPGGCALRRRCPLARDFCAQAVPALEEVAPGHRVACHYWETAHDEGEPARDS is encoded by the coding sequence ATGAACCACATCGCCCCCAAAGCCGCGCCGGTGGAAACCGAGGGGCTGACCCTGATGCTGGGCGACCGCGTCCTGCTCGACCGCGCCAGTCTGCGGGTGGAGCGCGGGGAGGTGCTGGCGATCACCGGCGGTGCCGGCAGCGGCAAGACCGCGCTGCTCGCCGCGCTCGCCGGCCAGCCGCCGGCCGGGCTGGGCATGGCGGGCAACGTCCGGGTCGAGGGGCGCCTGCTGATCGCCCAGGGAGGCCGTCTGGCGCCGCGCCGGCCGCTCGCCCTGCAGGTGGCGGAGGTGGTCGGCCATCATCTGGGGCTGGACCTGCGCGGCGCGTTGCGCCGGATGGCCGACGGGCTTGACCGCATGGGCGTGCCGCCCGCGGCCCGCCGGTTCGACCTGCCGCCCGAACAGCTGCCGGACTCCCTGCGCTGGGCCTGCCTCTTCGCCATGGCGGCGGCGGTGGCGCCGGCGGTGCTGCTGGCGGACGCGCCGGCCGCCGGGCTGGACCCGACCGTGCGGCTGCGCCTTCTCCACCGGCTGGCCGACTGGGCGCGGGCGGACGGGGTGGCGCTGATCCTGGCCGGACGGCCGGAGGACGGCGTGGCCGGTCCCGCCGACCGCGTGCTGTCCCTGCGCCGCGGCCGGCTGCTGCCCTACGAGCCGCCGCGCATCGCCCCGGCGGCGGCGATGGAGGCGCCGGGGACCGCCCGGCTGCATGCCCGCGGCGTCGGCATCGCCTATCCGCTCGCTCCCGGCCCGAAGGGGGAGGCGCGGACGCTGACCGTTCTGCACGGGATCGATCTGGATGTCGGCCTGGGGGAGACGGTTGCCCTGCTTGGCGAGACCGGCAGCGCCAAGGCGACTCTCGCCCGTTCGCTGCTGTGCCTGCCGCCGCCGACGGCGGGGGCGGTGGTGTGGATGGGCCGCGATCTGGTCGCCGCCGCCGCGCCGCCTGACGGTGGGGCCGGGGAGGATGCGGATCCCGGCGGCCTGCGCCGCGCCCGGCGCGACCTGCAGCCGCTGTTCCCCGACCCGGCCGCCTCCTTCGATCCCGCCATGACCATCGGCGCCCAATTCGCCCTGGCGCTGGAAAGCCTGCGTCCCGACATCGCCGCCGACCGCCGCGACCTGCGCATCGACGAGGCGTTGGAAGAGGCCGGGCTGCGTCAGGACACCGCGCTCCGCTGGCCCGGCGGGCTCGGCAAGGCGGAGGCCGCCCATGCCGGGCTCGCCCGCGCCCTGCTGCCGGAGCCGCGCATGCTGATCGCCGACGAGCCCGCCGCCGGCCTGTCGGCGGAGGAGCGCGACGCCTTCCTCGACCGCCTGACGGCGGTGCGCGACCGGCGCGGCCTGGCGCTGGTGCTGGCGACCGACCGCTATCTGGAGGGACTGCGCGATGCCCATCGCGGCATCGTCATGCTGTCGGGTCGGGTGGTGGAGAGCGCCGATTCCGAGACGCTGAGGACGGCGCCGCTGCATCCCTATAGCCGGGCGATGCTGGCCGCGGCCCTTGGCGAGCGGCCGGACCTGGAGGGCGACGCGCCGTCGGCCTTCAACCCGCCCGGCGGCTGTGCGCTGCGCCGCCGCTGCCCGCTGGCCCGCGATTTCTGCGCCCAGGCCGTCCCGGCGCTGGAGGAGGTGGCGCCCGGCCACCGCGTGGCCTGCCATTACTGGGAGACCGCTCACGACGAGGGTGAGCCTGCGCGGGATTCGTGA
- a CDS encoding ABC transporter permease subunit yields MAEFEHSPLSHPVPPRAGFARGLSGAAVLVALALASAAAPLMADGAVIQRLGADPVAAALLDGRGSLSFALLAAVLGGALGIGWALLAGLLGKLSGARAERRTIAAAHRLAGLPLALLVPLTGGLVGEVGPLAVVTALTAAPAVAALAHAELSALLRAEFLTAARAAGLPEGEVLRRHLIPNAARPLLAAGTLALPRVLAAESAASLLGLGLPPALGSWGASVGLAARLGDPVAFVPPALLLALALWAACAIADAAVAGSRKP; encoded by the coding sequence ATGGCCGAGTTCGAGCATTCACCGCTGTCCCATCCGGTGCCGCCGCGCGCCGGCTTCGCCCGTGGCCTGTCCGGGGCGGCGGTGCTGGTCGCCCTGGCGCTCGCCTCGGCCGCCGCGCCGCTGATGGCCGACGGCGCCGTCATCCAGCGGCTGGGCGCCGATCCGGTGGCCGCCGCCCTGCTCGACGGGCGGGGCAGCCTGTCCTTCGCGCTGCTCGCCGCGGTGCTGGGCGGGGCGCTGGGCATCGGCTGGGCCCTGCTGGCCGGGCTGCTCGGCAAGCTGTCGGGCGCCCGGGCGGAGCGGCGGACCATCGCCGCCGCCCACCGGCTGGCCGGCCTGCCGCTCGCCCTGCTGGTGCCGCTGACCGGCGGGCTGGTGGGGGAGGTCGGGCCGCTGGCCGTCGTCACCGCGCTGACCGCCGCCCCCGCCGTCGCCGCGCTCGCCCATGCCGAGCTGTCGGCGCTGCTGCGGGCGGAGTTCCTGACCGCCGCCCGCGCCGCCGGCCTGCCGGAAGGCGAGGTGCTGCGCCGCCACCTGATCCCCAACGCGGCCCGCCCGCTGCTGGCCGCCGGGACGCTGGCCCTGCCGCGCGTGCTGGCGGCGGAGAGCGCGGCCAGCCTGCTCGGCCTCGGCCTGCCGCCGGCGCTCGGCAGCTGGGGTGCCTCGGTCGGGCTGGCCGCGCGGCTGGGCGATCCGGTGGCCTTCGTTCCGCCCGCCCTGCTGCTGGCGCTCGCCCTCTGGGCGGCCTGCGCCATCGCCGATGCCGCGGTGGCGGGAAGCCGCAAGCCATGA